DNA sequence from the uncultured Ilyobacter sp. genome:
GTCTCCTAGCATTGTTCTGTGGATTCCAGGTTCTTTAAAGAAATCTTTTCCCACAACTGCTCCGTTTGTTGTGATATCCCCGATATGCTCTATGAATACAACCATTGCTATCGGTGCTATAGCAAGAAGTCCTGTGATTGAAAACTCTGGAATAGCAGTAAGGTCGTGTATGGCTTCAGGAGAGAATCCTATCCAGCCAGCATTTTTTATAGGCTCAAAATTAACAAGACCTGCCGGTATAGCTGCTATGTATCCTAAAGTAACAGATATAAGTATTGGAACAAGTCTGAAGAAAGATTTTTCTAAGACAGAGATCCCTATCATAGAGATTACAACTATCAAGGCTATCGTTAAACCTTTGATATCAAAGTGACCGTTTGAATATCCTATCATTCCAAGGGCTACCGGACTAAGTCTTAGTCCTATTACCATTATAGTAGGCCCTGTTACTATAGCAGGAAAAAACGAACTTACCCTTTCAACTCCGTAGGTTTTTATTATGTAAGCCATTGCTATATAAACCAGCCCAGCTCCTATGACCCCGGCTTTTACAACCCCTATACCCTCTTCTTTCAAAACAAGGGATATGGCCCCAATAAATGCAAATGAAGATCCTAAAAATACAGGTACTATTTTTTTAGTGCAGTAGTGAAATAATAAAGTCCCTGCTCCCGCTGTCAAGAGTGCAATCGAAGGATTTAGCCCTGTTAAAAAAGGTACCAGTACAGTTGCTCCAAACATGGCAAGTACATGCTGCAGCCCCAAGATATATTTAGTTTTTGTTCCCAGTGTAGTCATCTTACCCTCCTTAAAATTTTCATTTCTTAATTTATATATAAATTTTTAGTAATTTTTTCAAAAAAAAAGAGACAACTGCCTCTTTTAAAAAGGCATCTATCCCCTTATTCTTTCAACAAACTTCTTTTCGTTGACGATATAACGGATATGCTCTCCCTCGCCAACTATTTCATCATTATATGTAACTTTAACATCGAAAATTAGCTTTTTGCCATCTATCTTTGTCAATAATGCTTCACACTTTAAAA
Encoded proteins:
- a CDS encoding uracil-xanthine permease family protein; protein product: MTTLGTKTKYILGLQHVLAMFGATVLVPFLTGLNPSIALLTAGAGTLLFHYCTKKIVPVFLGSSFAFIGAISLVLKEEGIGVVKAGVIGAGLVYIAMAYIIKTYGVERVSSFFPAIVTGPTIMVIGLRLSPVALGMIGYSNGHFDIKGLTIALIVVISMIGISVLEKSFFRLVPILISVTLGYIAAIPAGLVNFEPIKNAGWIGFSPEAIHDLTAIPEFSITGLLAIAPIAMVVFIEHIGDITTNGAVVGKDFFKEPGIHRTMLGDGVATLFAGFLGGPANTTYGENTGVLAVTKVYDPSVLRIAAGYAIVLSFIGKFGAILQTIPTPVMGGVSLILFGMIASVGVRTLIEADLDFGHSRNLIIASLIFVLGIAIDNVVVWKTVSLSGLAIAAFTGVLLNKILPKNI